The following coding sequences lie in one Xanthomonas hortorum pv. pelargonii genomic window:
- a CDS encoding GNAT family N-acetyltransferase, translating into MFSVRPYAASDAPAWDALVASSRNGNLLHRRGYMDYHADRFVDASLLVERGGEVVAVFPASVHGDCVSSHAGLTYAGLLSSMALRAGATLQVFEQIAAHYRARAVRQIVYKPVPHVFHAYPAEEDLYALHRLGAQLFRRDLSSVIALREPFAFSAERRRSLVKARKAGVQIQTGTQLEAFHALLTQVLQRHGVAPTHRLDELQLLHSRFPQQIVLHEARAEGQLVAAALVLDFGRSVHTQYLAVSECGRQLDALSLLLAELITEVYAQRHYFSFGISTEQGGQVLNDGLVEQKERFGARAVVQDFYRWTL; encoded by the coding sequence ATGTTTTCGGTTAGGCCATATGCCGCCAGCGATGCGCCTGCGTGGGACGCGTTGGTGGCGTCCTCGCGCAACGGCAACCTGTTGCATCGGCGTGGCTACATGGACTATCACGCCGACCGCTTCGTAGATGCCTCGTTGCTGGTCGAACGTGGCGGCGAGGTGGTGGCGGTGTTTCCGGCAAGCGTGCACGGCGATTGCGTCAGCAGCCACGCCGGGTTGACCTATGCGGGCTTGTTGTCGTCGATGGCGTTGCGTGCGGGCGCTACATTGCAGGTATTCGAACAGATTGCCGCGCACTATCGCGCGCGCGCCGTGCGCCAGATCGTGTACAAGCCGGTGCCGCATGTGTTTCATGCGTATCCGGCCGAGGAAGATCTGTATGCCTTGCATCGGTTGGGCGCGCAGCTGTTCCGGCGCGACCTGTCGTCGGTGATCGCGCTGCGCGAGCCGTTCGCGTTCAGTGCCGAGCGTCGGCGTTCGCTGGTCAAGGCGCGCAAGGCCGGTGTGCAGATCCAGACCGGCACGCAGCTGGAGGCGTTTCATGCCTTGCTGACCCAGGTGTTGCAACGGCACGGTGTGGCGCCGACCCATCGGCTGGACGAATTGCAGCTGCTGCACAGCCGGTTTCCGCAGCAGATCGTGCTGCATGAAGCGCGCGCTGAGGGGCAGCTGGTAGCCGCCGCACTGGTGTTGGATTTCGGCCGCAGCGTACACACCCAGTATCTGGCGGTGTCCGAATGCGGTCGCCAGCTGGATGCGCTGAGCCTGCTGCTGGCCGAGCTGATCACTGAGGTGTATGCGCAGCGCCATTACTTCAGCTTCGGTATCTCCACCGAGCAGGGCGGGCAGGTGCTCAACGATGGCTTGGTCGAACAAAAGGAACGCTTCGGCGCGCGTGCCGTGGTGCAGGATTTCTATCGATGGACGTTGTAA